One Litorilinea aerophila genomic window carries:
- a CDS encoding IclR family transcriptional regulator, producing MQEPYPGTQAVVRALSLLKAFSDARPAWHLTELAQAVGLNKTTAYRLLSTLERAQFLVRDPATGAYRLGPELIALGASALRSNDLRSISRPSLEALAAETGETTSLEILVNDQVLILDEVSTRYRLGVSQDVGSRLPAHATSTGKVLLAHQPAAMVEALLQQPLARLTERTLVDPTMLRQELEQVRRQGYAVAAGELEAGFVAVAAPIFDHHRQVVAAVSVGGPSTRLNEAHWPALVEQVQRCARHISHQLGYRPAGDAPTETQGTAPASPR from the coding sequence ATGCAAGAACCCTACCCCGGCACCCAGGCCGTGGTCCGGGCGCTCTCCCTCCTCAAAGCCTTCAGCGATGCCCGGCCAGCCTGGCACCTGACCGAATTGGCCCAGGCTGTGGGCCTGAATAAGACCACCGCCTACCGGTTGCTCAGCACCCTGGAGCGGGCCCAGTTCCTGGTGCGGGATCCGGCCACCGGCGCCTACCGCCTGGGCCCCGAGCTGATCGCGCTGGGCGCTTCGGCCCTGCGCTCCAACGATCTGCGCAGCATCAGCCGCCCGAGTCTGGAGGCGCTGGCTGCGGAGACGGGCGAAACCACTTCCCTGGAGATCCTGGTGAACGATCAGGTTTTGATCCTGGATGAAGTCTCCACCCGCTATCGGCTGGGCGTCTCCCAGGACGTGGGCAGCCGCCTGCCCGCCCACGCCACTTCCACGGGCAAGGTCCTCCTGGCCCATCAGCCCGCGGCCATGGTGGAAGCCCTCCTTCAACAGCCCCTGGCCCGCCTGACAGAGCGCACCCTCGTGGATCCGACCATGTTGCGCCAGGAGCTGGAACAGGTGCGCAGGCAGGGATATGCTGTGGCCGCCGGAGAGCTGGAGGCCGGCTTTGTGGCGGTGGCCGCGCCCATCTTCGACCATCATCGCCAGGTGGTGGCGGCCGTGAGCGTGGGCGGCCCCAGCACCCGACTAAACGAGGCCCATTGGCCTGCCCTGGTGGAGCAGGTTCAACGCTGTGCCCGTCACATTTCCCACCAGTTGGGATACCGGCCTGCCGGCGACGCTCCGACCGAAACCCAGGGGACGGCGCCGGCCTCCCCCCGTTGA
- a CDS encoding polyphosphate kinase 2 family protein, with translation MVDKTVDHYRVEPGMAVDLSRWDPDDRSVFSGSKAEGKARTKALNRRLEALQELLYAEGKHKVLIVLQAMDTGGKDGTIRHVFDGVNPQGVRVAAFKVPTPEELRHDYLWRVHKHTPGSGEIVIFNRSHYEDVLVVRVHNLVPPEVWQRRYEHIRQFEKLLADEGTTILKFFLHISPEEQKERLQARLDTPHKRWKFNKGDLAERKRWDEYMQAYADAIRETSISYAPWYIVPANRKWYRNLVVSQVIVDALEALDMRYPEAEPGLESITIE, from the coding sequence ATGGTAGACAAGACGGTGGACCACTATCGGGTCGAGCCCGGCATGGCCGTCGACCTGAGCCGGTGGGATCCAGACGACAGGTCGGTGTTTTCCGGTTCGAAAGCGGAAGGGAAAGCACGAACCAAGGCGCTCAACCGCCGGCTGGAAGCCCTGCAGGAGCTCCTCTACGCGGAAGGAAAGCACAAGGTCCTGATCGTGCTCCAGGCCATGGACACGGGCGGCAAGGATGGGACCATCCGCCACGTCTTCGACGGCGTTAACCCCCAGGGCGTCCGGGTGGCGGCCTTCAAAGTTCCCACGCCCGAGGAACTCCGCCATGACTACCTCTGGCGGGTTCACAAACATACGCCGGGCAGCGGCGAGATAGTCATCTTCAATCGCAGCCACTACGAGGATGTGTTGGTGGTGCGGGTCCACAACCTGGTGCCGCCGGAGGTCTGGCAGCGGCGGTATGAGCACATCCGCCAGTTCGAGAAACTCCTGGCCGATGAGGGGACCACCATCCTCAAGTTTTTCCTGCACATTTCGCCGGAAGAGCAGAAGGAGCGCCTGCAGGCCCGGCTGGACACGCCCCACAAGCGTTGGAAGTTCAACAAAGGAGACCTGGCCGAACGCAAGCGCTGGGACGAGTATATGCAGGCCTACGCCGACGCCATCCGCGAGACCAGCATCTCCTACGCGCCCTGGTACATCGTGCCGGCCAATCGCAAGTGGTACCGGAATCTGGTGGTTTCCCAGGTCATCGTGGATGCGCTGGAAGCGCTGGACATGCGCTATCCGGAGGCGGAGCCGGGCCTGGAATCCATCACCATCGAGTGA
- a CDS encoding SDR family NAD(P)-dependent oxidoreductase: protein MTMPLNQPDFSLAEKVALVTGASRGIGAAIARTYAAAGAKVVLASRKQEALDEVAAQIQAAGGTALAVAAHTGDPAAVAHLVERAVETYGGVDILVNNAATSPHFGPLLTAQESHWDKTLDINVKGYFRLVQACVPAMRARGGGKIINVASIAGLHPQPGMGIYCVSKAAVIMLTQVLAQELAPDGIQVNAIAPGYVQTRFSQAIWDNPTLNDAVLRSIPQRRMGRPEELTGIALYLAAPASDFTTGAVFVIDGGQSVASLLPP, encoded by the coding sequence ATGACCATGCCATTGAACCAGCCAGATTTTTCCCTGGCCGAGAAGGTGGCCCTGGTGACCGGCGCGTCCCGGGGGATTGGCGCAGCCATCGCCCGCACCTACGCCGCGGCCGGGGCGAAGGTGGTGTTGGCCAGCCGCAAACAAGAGGCCCTGGACGAGGTGGCTGCCCAGATCCAGGCGGCCGGGGGGACGGCGCTGGCCGTGGCCGCCCACACGGGCGACCCGGCGGCGGTGGCGCATCTGGTGGAACGAGCCGTGGAAACCTACGGCGGCGTGGACATCCTGGTCAACAACGCGGCCACCAGCCCCCACTTCGGCCCCCTGCTTACCGCCCAGGAGAGCCACTGGGACAAGACCCTGGACATCAACGTCAAGGGATACTTTCGCCTGGTCCAGGCCTGCGTGCCCGCCATGCGGGCCCGGGGCGGCGGGAAGATCATCAACGTGGCCTCCATCGCAGGTCTGCACCCCCAGCCGGGCATGGGTATCTACTGCGTCAGCAAGGCTGCGGTGATCATGCTCACCCAGGTGCTGGCCCAGGAGCTGGCGCCCGATGGGATCCAGGTCAACGCCATTGCGCCCGGCTACGTCCAGACCCGCTTCAGCCAGGCCATCTGGGACAACCCGACCCTGAACGACGCTGTGTTGCGGTCCATCCCCCAGCGCCGCATGGGCCGGCCCGAAGAGCTCACCGGCATCGCGCTCTACCTGGCCGCGCCGGCGTCTG
- a CDS encoding acetyl ornithine aminotransferase family protein: MLLNSITRLNVPGPEARAFIARDHRVISPSYGREHPFVMSHGKGCYVWDVDGNRYLDFVAGIAVNATGHCHPRVVQAIQEQAEQFIHISSDFYHQRWIELSERLSQIAPFAEPARVFLANSGTEAVEAAIKLASYHTGRSRFIGFIGGFHGRTLGALGFTASKTVQRAGFMPAPAVTHIPYPNPYRPVLQPMPGDRDYGETVVNYLEQVIFQNLVPPEEVAAVLVEPIQGEGGYIVPPDGFFPRLRELCDRHGILLIVDEVQSGMGRTGEWWAIQHWGVEPDIVCSAKGIASGVPLGAVIAREHIMTWPAGAHSNTYGGNPLACAAALATLDVLAEEGLENARLQGAYLLERLRKMADRHPHLGDVRGKGLMVGVELVVDRDSRRPAVALRNRVKKLAFEHGLLVIGCGVSSIRFCPPLIVSRQEVDEALQIFEHALTLAEEEQE, from the coding sequence ATGCTGTTGAATTCCATCACTCGACTGAATGTTCCCGGCCCCGAAGCCCGGGCCTTCATTGCCCGGGATCATCGGGTCATTTCGCCGTCCTACGGCCGTGAGCATCCCTTTGTGATGTCCCACGGCAAGGGGTGCTATGTGTGGGATGTGGACGGCAACCGGTATCTGGATTTTGTGGCTGGCATCGCCGTCAACGCCACCGGGCACTGCCACCCCCGGGTCGTCCAGGCCATCCAGGAACAGGCCGAGCAGTTCATCCACATCTCGTCCGACTTCTACCACCAGCGCTGGATCGAGCTGTCAGAGCGCTTGAGCCAGATCGCGCCATTTGCGGAGCCGGCCCGGGTCTTCCTGGCCAATTCAGGCACGGAAGCGGTGGAGGCCGCCATCAAGCTGGCCAGCTACCACACAGGGCGCAGCCGCTTCATCGGCTTCATCGGTGGCTTCCACGGACGAACCCTGGGCGCGCTGGGTTTCACCGCCAGCAAGACCGTCCAGCGGGCCGGCTTCATGCCGGCACCGGCGGTGACCCACATCCCGTACCCCAACCCGTACCGGCCGGTCCTCCAGCCCATGCCCGGCGACCGGGACTACGGCGAAACAGTGGTGAACTATCTGGAGCAGGTGATCTTCCAGAACCTGGTCCCGCCGGAAGAGGTGGCGGCGGTTCTGGTGGAACCCATCCAGGGGGAAGGGGGCTACATCGTCCCACCGGATGGTTTCTTCCCCCGGCTGCGGGAGCTCTGTGACCGCCATGGGATTCTGCTGATTGTGGATGAAGTGCAGTCGGGGATGGGACGCACCGGAGAATGGTGGGCCATTCAACACTGGGGCGTGGAGCCAGACATCGTCTGCAGCGCCAAGGGAATTGCCAGCGGTGTGCCCCTGGGCGCGGTCATCGCCCGGGAACACATCATGACCTGGCCGGCAGGCGCCCACAGCAACACCTACGGGGGCAACCCCCTGGCCTGTGCCGCCGCGCTGGCCACCCTGGATGTGCTGGCCGAGGAGGGGCTGGAGAATGCCCGACTGCAGGGCGCATATCTGTTGGAGAGGCTGCGGAAGATGGCCGATCGACACCCCCACCTGGGCGATGTACGCGGCAAGGGGTTAATGGTGGGCGTAGAGCTGGTGGTGGACAGGGATTCCCGACGGCCGGCTGTGGCGCTGCGCAACCGGGTGAAGAAGCTGGCCTTCGAGCATGGCTTGTTGGTGATCGGCTGTGGCGTCAGCAGCATCCGGTTCTGCCCACCCCTGATCGTCAGCCGCCAGGAGGTGGACGAGGCGCTCCAGATCTTCGAACACGCCCTCACCCTGGCCGAGGAGGAGCAGGAGTAG